In a single window of the Euwallacea fornicatus isolate EFF26 chromosome 5, ASM4011564v1, whole genome shotgun sequence genome:
- the DNApol-zeta gene encoding DNA polymerase zeta catalytic subunit isoform X3 — translation MPYSVKIVVLDYYMSAPTPGLDVIYSEFRSSTISQVPVIRCFGSLETGKKICVHIHGIFPYLYIPYDGKTNPEELMYKLAAAIDKTINIQFNQASSNTQHVYKISLVSGIPMYGYHAKKHQFLKIYLYNPSLVLKVGALLLNKHILAQVFQPHEVHLNFTLQFMIDYNLHGMSSMVMSDLKFRFNPEKPETGINKDLFLPHSIKKNSLCELEGDILAENILNKQEILSGNLAVNPGITTLWEDEKQRRRNKNQTSQLGCFLELKNINVAPTKTHLVYQQALKERLAILSTDNVIENESNPNVSIYPAETPSDLNIQSASLLDVHGSSSLELSLDETIISNNQNLDTTLTPNDVSLDQDAQSFLRILEQLAGEKIVEVEEEGCVLSQLPPLEHNEEIAEDDLDLSMPLESLTTPVKPYMNLDQYSHNSDENEDCFNTTLIPQIDGQYYSSDSDDENLTEENLDESMIAKATAPQQCNTKSTSLFYMAKELVSCPKKSPDKLSLSPYVLLPRCKLIVKLRRLDIEKYHSVNTNKLHLYHKPPPPSKMQETSAKIIRLLKFRVNQLTLKRKLLSIGKVIKRNSVAQLAHGLKPKFRVMSRNTQFLNIFKSASKRNINKTLPIRNMYVNCDGAVDSSSEDEQDISLKTKSMKKRPRSSLYPPLPISVMNTPSTAKCDSGPADNKLPISGYHKDCPSANQSVKVSYKRNLFSSQKTSSLNHTIVQEFISCTYSSESAHTTSPIPKQSCTPVQQTQTCRDVSQSCDPSHGESDLFSENENANEDNLTVSEKYDLNSKFHAKEGCSTIFTPDSSAPNSGHSLSSDIPPYQLHLTSIKNQPGKPQAPTRSRVEATLREYKIPKIQQQEPFYGNADDYTGFVEIGQRTLRIPSKTAVHLPDFESQYNAIEGFRKKFIESVAKLKWNANNVKSMKLAHCANKNVVLRPVKSAPSVRSVRNWVKNMSHYEESSPEPTPHEGRSKVFYIPNSPDNMNGDSDCELHLTPLTPLSPIIDQRKKRKKTINPAKNGSGNKSCQISGQTQNNTFGFEKSVQDLHAARVVEQHQYLTIMVMELHVRTRDDLKPDPQLDQIGAVFYSILNDIPEINKKKHKIRGVIAINNLPMELEKIRADFLYGLEIDCDITYVKTEEALINSVVELVRMWDADILTGYEIEMLSWGYLIERALVLSINLMSLLGRSELHKFGRSKLSHQEFETNIIGRIVLNVWRIMRHEIAVQSYTFESVVYHILHRRIPLYPFKDLTFWWDHHSNLYRHRTVRYYLLRVDIILELFHKLDFINRTSELARLFGIMFYEVLSRGSQFRVESMMLRLAKPLNFVPVSPDVKQRAHMKAPEFIPLVMEPESKMYTDPVIVLDFQSLYPSLIIAYNYCFTTCVGRVSNLGQNHPFEFGATQLNVPKKLIEKLSKRNLLNFSPCGVAFVKQKVREGILPRMLKEVLDTRLMVKNSMKENKGEDNLQKVLHNRQLGLKLIANVTYGYTAANFSGRMCCVEIGDSIVSKGRETLQRAIAVVEGSTEWEARVVYGDTDSLFVLVPGRTKEEAFEIGKQIADAVTADNPDPVKLKLEKVYQPCILQTKKRYVGYMYEGPDDTVPVYEAKGIETVRRDGCPAVSKMLQKCLKLLFETKDVSIIKNYVLKQFSKIQAGRASIQDLTFAKEYRGSSGYRPGACVPALELARKWTLTDKRNEPRSGERVPYIIVNGPPGLPLIRLVRTPKDLLSDSALRPNALYYITKVIIPPLNRCLNLIGADVNIWFNQMPRKSTRYLPNSSPNIKTTISQYFVSKMCACCSDPTMEGICVKCRQKPHLAALVLMEKLRKWEENYNNTLLMCNSCTGYLNQVNCESLDCPVLYRRTQTCNDLQQSAYVRELLETGTIFSKSSFFDSG, via the exons ATGCCATATTCAGTAAAGATTGTGGTTTTGGATTACTACATGTCAGCACCAACTCCTGGGTTGGACGTGATCTATTCAGAATTTAGGAGCTCGACAATTAGTCAAGTTCCAGTAATAAGGTGTTTTGGTTCTTTGGAAACTG gcaaaaaaatatgtgtgcaTATACATGGAATTTTTCCATACTTGTATATCCCATATGATGGAAAAACTAATCCTGAGGAACTAATGTATAAATTAGCTGCAGCTATTGATAAGACTATTAATATACAGTTTAACCAAGCCAGTTCCAATACACAACATGTTTATAAAATATCTTTGGTATCTGGGAT ACCAATGTATGGATATCATGCCAAGAAGCaccaatttctaaaaatttatctttacAACCCAAGTTTGGTCCTGAAAGTTGGAGCCCTACTCTTAAACAAACACATCCTTGCCCAAGTATTTCAACCACATGAAGTACACTTGAACTTTACTCTGCAATTTATGATTGACTACAACCTTCATGGTATGAGCAGTATGGTGATGTCTGATTTAAAGTTTCGGTTCAATCCAGAAAAGCCAGAAACTGgtattaataaagatttatttttaccacactcaatcaaaaaaaattctttatgtgAATTGGAAGGGGATATTCTTGcagaaaatatcttaaataagCAAGAAATATTAAGTGGTAATTTAGCAGTCAATCCAGGTATCACAACTTTGTGGGAAGATGAGAAACAGAGACGGCGGAATAAGAATCAAACATCTCAATTAGGATGTTTTCTGgaactgaaaaatataaatgttgcACCTACCAAGACACATTTAGTTTATCAGCAAGCTCTCAAGGAGAGGCTGGCTATTTTATCAACTGATAATGTAATTGAGAAT GAATCCAATCCAAATGTTTCAATATATCCTGCGGAAACTCCTAGTGATCTAAATATTCAAAGTGCATCTCTCTTGGATGTTCATGGCTCATCTTCATTAGAGTTGTCCTTGGATGAAACCATCATATCAAATAATCAAAACCTAGATACCACTTTAACACCCAATGATGTTAGTCTGGATCAAGATGCCCAGTCTTTTTTGCGAATATTAGAACAGCTAGCTGGAGAAAAG ATTGTTGAAGTGGAAGAGGAAGGCTGTGTGTTATCCCAGCTGCCTCCTCTCGAACATAATGAGGAAATTGCAGAAGATGATCTGGACTTAAGCATGCCTCTTGAATCATTAACTACTCCAGTGAAGCCATATATGAACCTGGACCAATATTCACATAACAGTGATGAAAATGAAGACTGTTTCAACACAACCTTGATTCCTCAGATTGATGGACAGTACTATAGTAGTGACTCAGATGATGAAAATCTCACTGAGGAAAATCTTGATGAATCAATGATCGCG aagGCTACCGCACCGCAGCAATGTAACACCAAATCTACATCTCTCTTTTACATGGCCAAGGAATTAGTCAGTTGCCCCAAGAAATCACCAGACAAACTGAGTTTATCACCATATGTCTTACTGCCCAGATGCAAACTAATAGTAAAACTCCGTCGACTGGATATTGAAAAATACCACTCTGTAAATACTAATAAGCTTCATCTCTACCACAAACCACCTCCACCATCAAAAATGCAAGAAACTTCTGCAAAAATTATACGACTCTTGAAATTTAGAGTCAATCAACTTACTCTTAAAAGAAAACTACTGAGTATAGGAAAAGTTATAAAAAGGAATTCAGTTGCACAATTGGCACATGGTTTGAAACCAAAATTTAGAGTTATGTCTCGTAACACGCAGTTTCTAA atatttttaaaagtgccTCAAAGCGTAATATTAATAAGACTCTTCCAATACGTAACATGTATGTTAATTGTGATGGAGCTGTAGATTCCAGTTCTGAAGATGAGCAAgacatttctttgaaaacgaaaTCCATGAAGAAGCGACCTCGTTCATCGCTTTATCCTCCATTACCTATTAGTGTTATGAATACACCAAGCACGGCAAAGTGTGATTCAG GACCTGCTGATAACAAGCTACCAATATCTGGATACCACAAAGA CTGCCCCTCTGCCAATCAGTCAGTGAAAGTGTCCTACAAACGGAATCTCTTTTCGTCTCAAAAAACTTCTTCGTTAAATCACACCATAGTACAGGAATTCATATCGTGTACCTACTCATCCGAATCAGCTCATACTACTTCACCAATTCCAAAACAAAGTTGTACTCCTGTGCAACAAACCCAGACCTGTAGAGACGTTTCTCAGAGCTGCGACCCTTCACATGGTGAATCGGATTTATTTTCCGAAAACGAAAacgcaaatgaggacaatctCACTGTGTCTGAGAAATATGATTTAAATTCGAAGTTTCATGCCAAAGAAGGTTGTTCTACAATTTTTACTCCTGATAGCTCAGCTCCAAATTCAGGCCACAGTTTGTCTTCAGATATTCCCCCATATCAACTACACCtaacttcaataaaaaatcaacCTGGTAAACCGCAAGCGCCCACAAGATCCAGAGTCGAAGCAACTTTGAGAGAAtataaaattccgaaaattcaACAACAGGAGCCCTTTTATGGTAATGCAGATGATTACACAGGGTTCGTGGAGATTGGTCAAAGAACTCTTCGTATTCCCAGTAAAACCGCTGTTCATTTACCAGACTTCGAGTCACAATATAATGCAATAGaaggatttcgaaaaaaatttattgagagCGTTGCTAAATTGAAATGGAATGCAAATAATGTAAAAAGCATGAAATTGGCTCATTGTGCCAATAAAAATGTAGTGCTCCGTCCTGTAAAGAGTGCACCTTCAGTTAGAAGTGTCAGAAATTGGGTTAAAAATATGTCGCACTATGAGGAGTCCTCACCTGAACCAACACCACACGAAGGGCGGTCTAAAGTGTTCTATATTCCTAATAGTCCTGATAACATGAATGGCGATTCAGATTGTGAGCTACATTTAACGCCCTTAACACCTTTAAGTCCAATAATAGATCAGaggaagaaaaggaaaaaaacaattaatccAGCAAAAAATGGATCCGGCAACAAATCTTGCCAAATAAGTGGCCAAACTCAAAACAACACATTCGGCTTTGAAAAGTCAGTACAAGATTTACATGCAGCTAGAGTAGTTGAGCAGCATCAGTATCTAACTATTATGGTAATGGAGCTACACGTTCGCACTAGAGATGATCTTAAGCCTGACCCGCAATTAGACCAAATTGGCGCAGTTTTTTACTCAATACTGAACGACATACctgaaatcaataaaaaaaaacacaaaattaggGGTGTGATAGCTATAAATAACCTACCCATGGAACTGGAGAAGATCAGAGCTGACTTTCTTTATGGCCTAGAAATTGACTGTGATATTACTTATGTAAAGACTGAAGAAGCTTTAATAAATAGTGTAGTAGAGTTAGTTAGAATGTGGGACGCAGATATATTAACCGGTTATGAAATTGAAATGCTCTCTTGGggatatttaattgaaagagCGCTTGTTTTATCAATAAACTTGATGTCGTTGCTCGGCAGAAGTGAGTTACATAAATTTGGAAGGTCTAAGTTAAGCCACCAAGAATTTGAGACTAATATCATTGGTCGTATAGTACTGAACGTATGGAGAATAATGAGACATGAAATTGCTGTCCAGAGCTACACATTCGAGTCAGTGGTGTACCATATTTTACATAGACGCATCCCTTTATATCCATTTAAAGATTTGACATTCTGGTGGGATCATCACAGCAACCTTTACAGACACCGTACTGTTCGTTACTACTTGCTGCGCGTAGATATAATACTAGAATTGTTTCATAAATTAGACTTCATTAATCGAACAAGTGAATTGGCCAGATTATTTGGAATTATGTTCTACGAAGTTTTATCCAGAGGTTCGCAATTTAGAGTTGAATCAATGATGCTTCGCCTTGCTAAACCTCTCAATTTTGTTCCTGTGTCCCCAGACGTCAAACAACGGGCTCATATGAAAGCTCCAGAATTTATTCCATTGGTGATGGAGCCAGAATCCAAAATGTATACTGATCCAGTTATAGTTCTAGATTTTCAAAGTTTATATCCTTCATTGATAATAGCCTATAACTACTGTTTCACCACCTGTGTGGGAAGGGTTAGCAATCTGGGTCAGAACCATCCTTTCGAGTTCGGAGCTACCCAATTAAACGTTCCAAAAAAACTAATAGAAAAGCTCAGTAAAAGGAATTTATTGAACTTTTCCCCCTGTGGAGTAGCGTTTGTGAAGCAGAAAGTTCGAGAGGGAATTTTGCCGAGAATGTTGAAAGAAGTCCTGGACACGAGACTTATGGTTAAAAACTCcatgaaagaaaataaagggGAGGACAATTTGCAGAAAGTGTTGCATAATAGGCAGCTTGGATTAAAGCTGATAGCGAACGTCACTTATGGTTACACTGCTGCCAACTTTAGTGGGAGAATGTGTTGTGTGGAAATAGGAGACAGCATCGTAAGCAAAGGCAGGGAAACTTTGCAGAGAGCTATAGCAGTAGTAGAAGGATCTACTGAGTGGGAAGCTAGG GTTGTTTACGGAGACACCGATTCGCTCTTCGTCCTAGTACCCGGCAGAACCAAAGAAGAGGCCTTTGAAATCGGCAAACAAATTGCAGATGCAGTCACAGCAGATAATCCCGATCCTGTGAAGTTGAAATTAGAGAAAGTGTACCAGCCATGTATTTTGCAAACTAAAAAGAGATACGTGGGTTATATGTACGAGGGTCCCGATGATACAGTTCCAGTCTATGAGGCTAAAGGTATTGAAACTGTAAGGCGTGATGGGTGTCCGGCTGTTTCAAAG ATGTTGCAAAAGTGTCTTAAACTTTTATTCGAGACTAAAGATGTAAGTATTATCAAGAACTACGTGCTAAAACAATTCAGCAAAATTCAGGCTGGAAGAGCAAGCATTCAGGACCTAACCTTCGCGAAGGAATATAGAGGCAGTAGTGGATATAGGCCTGGAGCATGCGTTCCTGCTTTAGAACTTGCACg AAAATGGACCTTAACTGATAAGCGCAACGAACCACGTAGTGGGGAGAGAGTACCATACATCATAGTGAATGGACCTCCCGGATTACCATTAATACGTCTTGTGCGTACCCCTAAAGATCTTCTCAGTGACAGTGCTCTGCGCCCCAACGCCCTTTATTATATTACCAAAGTCATTATTCCACCTTTAAATCGGTGCCTCAATCTCATCGGTGCCGACGTCAATATttg GTTTAATCAAATGCCCCGAAAGAGTACTCGATATCTTCCAAATTCTTCGCCGAATATTAAAACCACAATTTCACAATATTTTGTTTCGAAAATGTGCGCATGTTGTTCGGACCCCACAATGGAAGGAATTTGTGTGAAATGTAGGCAAAAGCCGCATCTAGCAGCTCTGGTGCTTATGGAGAAATTAAGGAAATGGGAAGAAAACTACAACAATACGTTATTG ATGTGCAATTCTTGTACTGGCTATTTGAACCAAGTTAATTGTGAGTCTTTAGACTGTCCTGTGCTCTACAGACGAACCCAAACTTGCAACGATCTTCAACAGTCTGCGTATGTACGAGAACTTCTGGAAACGGGaactattttttccaaaagtaGCTTTTTTGATAGTGGATGA